A genomic stretch from Silurus meridionalis isolate SWU-2019-XX chromosome 1, ASM1480568v1, whole genome shotgun sequence includes:
- the LOC124388540 gene encoding transmembrane protease serine 6, giving the protein MIFYFSKQYKFVFYWKCVSYSRRVSIMEHKNTENSVYCVEYGNGKMTSPVSQVNSDNLLMPTFTYKVISQRMIAVIVIVILLILAGGSALAWYFLEYRVWVLEVRVEQQYIGQISIQNRNFSSALSSHTSRLFQEEARTVEAMLEKIVKSSDMYRYFKSATLFSFSEGSALAHFWLILSLPESHAVKGTVQKVNESLVRTLQSFRKTTITDTISLDGYLLLLSSFSITETQPKVIDFLQASFDCYRYQSVSCSDPVVLKGPNTQRTSCLWHLKAPEGSQLELRVEWLLPECRDRLAIYNSLVPDDSKLITSLYGCSRLEQVVQVLSSADWMTVVWKQGQYNYKDPFSLSAQARPYKNCSYNIVLERKEGVQGSLRTPFYPSYYPPNTNCTWQFTLPSSEYGLTLEFEGYELSRASYNQNCTQGQWLIQNRRMCGTRALQPYSERLYLHYSTTTVSMTSEVSLTGPGLQVYYSIFNQSDPCPGQFLCSVNGLCVSACDGIADCPNGLDERNCVCIAQYQCLGDSQCVDYYKLCDQHQDCTDGSDETNCTMGVPCTDRTYMCADGTCLKKQNPACDSITDCPDASDEKNCDCGLRQFSTRIVGGVDAMEGEWPWQASLQISGQHICGGALISAQWVVSAAHCFNDDRLYLPSIWTVYLGKLRLRTSTQTEEALRVTHIHLHQYYDDEIHDYDLALLKLERPVSAGTLALPACLPEPTHQLEPGLLCWVTGWGALREEGGVSNILQKVDVRLVSEEACVRSYGYIITPRMLCAGYRRGGKDACQGDSGGPLVCQERSGRWFLAGVVSWGRGCGRPDYYGVYTRITKLFPWIKQLIAS; this is encoded by the exons atgatcttttatttttcaaagcaatacaaatttgttttttattggaaATGTGTCAGTTACAGTAGACGTGTTAGCATTATGGAgcacaaaaatacagaaaactcGGTGTACTGTGTGGAGTATGGAAATGGAAAGATGACAAGTCCTGTGTCACAA GTAAACTCTGATAACCTCCTGATGCCCACATTCACATACAAGGTGATCTCACAGCGGATGATTGCAGTGATTGTGATCGTCATCCTTCTGATCCTGGCTGGAGGTTCAGCCTTGGCCTGGTACTTTCTAg aGTACAGAGTGTGGGTGTTAGAGGTAAGGGTGGAGCAGCAGTATATAGGCCAGATCTCTATCCAGAACAGGAACTTCTCCAGCGCTCTCTCTTCACATACCAGTCGATTGTTTCAGGAGGAGGCACGCACTGTAGAGGCTATG CTAGAGAAGATTGTGAAGTCCTCTGACATGTACCGGTATTTCAAATCTGCCACCCTGTTTAGTTTTAG CGAGGGTAGTGCATTGGCTCACTTCTGGCTCATCCTGTCCCTCCCTGAGAGTCACGCAGTGAAGGGCACAGTGCAGAAGGTCAATGAGAGCTTAGTGAGAACCCTCCAGAGCTTTAGGAAGACAACTATCACAGATACAATTAGCTTGGATGGCTACTTGCTTCTCCTGTCGTCATTCTCCATAACGG AAACCCAGCCCAAAGTTATAGATTTTTTGCAAGCCTCATTTG ATTGTTACCGGTACCAGTCAGTGTCCTGTAGTGATCCTGTTGTTCTAAAGGGGCCAAACACCCAGCGCACTTCATGTCTATGGCACCTAAAAGCCCCTGAGGGATCTCAGTTGGAGCTGAGGGTTGAGTGGCTGCTACCCGAGTGCCGAGACAGGCTGGCCATCTATAACTCACTGGTCCCTGATGACTCCAAACTCATCACCTC TCTGTATGGCTGCAGCAGGCTTGAGCAGGTGGTGCAGGTTTTATCCTCTGCTGACTGGATGACGGTGGTGTGGAAACAGGGGCAGTACAACTACAAAgacccattctctctctccgctCAGGCCAGGCCCTACAAGA ATTGCTCCTACAACATCGTCTTGGAAAGAAAGGAAGGTGTTCAGGGAAGTTTACGGACCCCGTTCTACCCCAGTTACTATCCACCTAATACCAACTGTACTTGGCAGTTCACT TTGCCTTCATCCGAGTATGGCCTCACCTTGGAGTTTGAAGGCTATGAGCTGAGTCGAGCCAGTTATAACCAAAACTGCACACAAGGCCAGTGGCTGATTCAGAACCGCAG AATGTGTGGTACGAGGGCTCTGCAACCATATTCTGAGCGACTCTACCTCCATTACTCCACTACCACCGTTTCCATGACGTCAGAGGTGTCACTCACAGGGCCCGGCCTCCAAGTCTACTACAGcatctttaaccaatcagatc cctgTCCCGGTCAGTTCCTGTGCAGTGTCAATGGCCTGTGTGTATCAGCATGTGACGGGATCGCTGACTGTCCTAATGGTCTGGATGAGAGAAACTGCG TGTGTATTGCTCAGTACCAGTGCCTTGGCGACAGTCAGTGTGTAGACTACTACAAGCTTTGTGACCAGCATCAGGACTGTACTGATGGAAGCGATGAAACAAACTGCACAATGg GCGTTCCTTGTACGGACAGGACCTACATGTGCGCTGATGGCACTTGTTTGAAGAAGCAGAACCCTGCTTGTGATTCTATCACAGACTGTCCTGATGCTTCGGATGAAAAGAATTGTG ACTGCGGTTTGCGGCAGTTCAGTACGCGAATTGTGGGCGGAGTTGATGCAATGGAGGGGGAGTGGCCATGGCAAGCAAGCTTGCAGATCAGTGGACAGCATATCTGTGGTGGGGCGTTAATCTCCGCCCAGTGGGTGGTGTCTGCAGCACATTGCTTTAATGATGATCG tCTCTACTTGCCTTCAATATGGACGGTGTATCTGGGTAAGTTGCGTCTACGTACCTCTACACAAACTGAGGAAGCTCTACGTGTGACCCACATCCACCTACACCAGTACTACGATGACGAGATCCACGACTATGACCTGGCACTGCTCAAGCTCGAGAGACCCGTCTCAGCAGGAACGCTGGCACTGCCCGCCTGCTTACCCGAGCCCACACACCAGCTGGAGCCTGGTCTGCTTTGCTGGGTCACAGGCTGGGGGGCACTCAGAGAAGAAG GTGGCGTAAGCAACATCCTGCAGAAGGTTGATGTGCGGTTGGTCAGTGAGGAGGCTTGCGTCCGTTCCTATGGATACATTATAACTCCCAGAATGCTGTGTGCTGGTTATCGACGTGGAGGAAAAGACGCGTGTCAG GGGGACTCTGGGGGGCCACTGGTTTGTCAGGAGCGCTCTGGTCGCTGGTTTTTAGCTGGTGTAGTAAGTTGGGGCCGTGGCTGTGGCCGACCCGATTATTATGGTGTTTACACACGCATTACCAAACTCTTTCCCTGGATCAAACAACTCATCGCATCCTGA